One window of Oscillibacter hominis genomic DNA carries:
- the argB gene encoding acetylglutamate kinase produces MSVNLTNSQRAEVLTQALPYIQKYYNKVVVIKYGGNAMVNEILKQQVMEDIVLLSLIGVKVVLVHGGGPEITDMLQRVGKESRFVDGLRVTDKETAEIVQMVLAGKINKSLVNYLEAKGGVAIGLSGIDGHLIEAQMKDDRLGYVGKITAVNINPITDLLEKGYIPVVSTVGCDMEGNVYNINADTAAAYIAGAMGAERLITMTDIAGILADKDDPDSLIPCIDINDAVELFRSGVISGGMIPKVECCIEAINHGVKKVIILDGRVPHAILIEMLTDEGAGTMVVEDKNNERQRA; encoded by the coding sequence ATGTCAGTCAATCTTACCAATTCCCAGCGGGCGGAGGTCCTGACCCAGGCCCTGCCCTATATTCAGAAGTACTACAATAAAGTGGTGGTCATCAAATACGGCGGAAACGCCATGGTCAATGAAATCCTGAAGCAGCAGGTGATGGAGGACATTGTCCTGTTGTCCCTCATCGGCGTCAAGGTGGTGCTGGTCCACGGCGGCGGCCCGGAGATCACGGATATGCTCCAGCGGGTGGGCAAGGAGAGCCGCTTTGTGGACGGATTGCGGGTCACGGACAAAGAGACGGCGGAGATCGTCCAGATGGTGCTGGCGGGCAAGATCAACAAGAGCCTGGTCAACTACCTGGAGGCCAAGGGCGGCGTGGCCATCGGCCTCTCCGGCATCGACGGGCACCTGATTGAGGCCCAAATGAAGGATGACCGCCTGGGCTATGTGGGGAAAATCACCGCAGTGAACATCAACCCCATCACGGACCTTCTGGAGAAGGGGTACATCCCCGTGGTATCCACCGTGGGCTGCGATATGGAAGGCAATGTCTACAACATCAATGCGGACACCGCCGCAGCCTACATCGCGGGGGCCATGGGGGCGGAGCGGCTGATCACCATGACGGACATCGCGGGAATTCTGGCGGACAAGGACGACCCGGATTCCCTGATCCCCTGCATCGACATCAATGACGCGGTGGAGCTCTTCCGCAGCGGCGTGATCTCCGGAGGAATGATCCCCAAGGTGGAGTGCTGCATCGAGGCCATCAACCACGGGGTGAAAAAAGTGATTATCCTGGACGGGCGGGTGCCCCATGCGATCCTGATTGAAATGCTGACCGACGAAGGCGCCGGAACTATGGTTGTGGAGGACAAGAACAATGAACGTCAAAGAGCTTGA
- the argJ gene encoding bifunctional glutamate N-acetyltransferase/amino-acid acetyltransferase ArgJ, with amino-acid sequence MELISGGICAAKGFTANGVHCGIRKNRAKRDLTLIYSEVAASAAAVYTTNLVKGAPLYVTKKHIADGKAQALICNSGNANTCNADGIEVAEQMSVLTAQALHIKPEDVIVASTGVIGQPLDITPIAGGIPGLVEGLGDHSDLAAEGIMTTDTKRKELAVSFLAGGKTCKIGGIAKGSGMIHPNMATMLVFLTTDCAISPAMLQKALSTDIQSTFNMVSVDGDTSTNDMVTVMANGLAGNQEITSEGPDFNAFMEALNTLTVYLCRCIAADGEGATKLLECKVSGAKSESVAKVVAKGVICSSLTKAAMFGADANWGRVLCAIGYSGADVDVAKVEVSFSSPKGEVLVCKDGAGVDFSEETAKEILLESEIDILIDLHDGESTATAWGCDLTYDYVKINGDYRT; translated from the coding sequence ATGGAACTCATCAGCGGAGGCATCTGCGCGGCCAAGGGCTTTACGGCCAACGGCGTACACTGCGGCATCCGGAAGAATCGGGCCAAGCGGGACCTGACATTGATCTACAGCGAGGTGGCGGCCAGCGCTGCGGCGGTCTACACCACCAACCTGGTCAAGGGGGCGCCCCTCTATGTGACGAAAAAGCACATCGCCGACGGCAAGGCCCAGGCCCTGATCTGCAACAGCGGCAATGCCAACACCTGCAACGCCGACGGCATTGAAGTGGCGGAGCAGATGAGCGTGCTGACGGCCCAGGCGCTGCACATCAAGCCGGAGGATGTGATCGTGGCCTCCACCGGCGTCATCGGCCAGCCTCTGGACATCACGCCCATCGCCGGCGGCATCCCCGGATTGGTGGAGGGGCTGGGCGACCACAGCGACTTGGCGGCAGAGGGCATTATGACCACCGATACCAAGCGCAAGGAGCTTGCAGTGAGCTTTCTTGCCGGGGGCAAGACCTGTAAGATCGGCGGCATCGCCAAGGGCTCCGGTATGATCCACCCCAATATGGCCACCATGCTGGTCTTCCTCACCACCGACTGCGCCATCAGCCCGGCCATGCTGCAAAAGGCGCTGTCCACTGATATCCAGAGCACCTTCAACATGGTCAGCGTGGACGGGGATACCTCCACCAACGACATGGTGACGGTGATGGCCAACGGCCTGGCCGGGAATCAGGAGATCACCTCCGAGGGCCCGGATTTTAACGCCTTCATGGAGGCGCTGAACACCCTGACCGTGTATTTGTGCCGCTGCATTGCCGCCGACGGCGAGGGGGCCACCAAGCTGCTGGAGTGCAAGGTCTCCGGCGCCAAGAGCGAATCTGTCGCCAAGGTGGTGGCCAAGGGGGTGATCTGCTCCTCCCTGACCAAGGCCGCCATGTTCGGCGCCGACGCCAACTGGGGCCGCGTCCTCTGCGCCATCGGCTACAGCGGTGCGGATGTGGACGTTGCAAAGGTGGAGGTCAGCTTCTCCTCACCCAAGGGCGAGGTCCTGGTGTGCAAAGACGGGGCTGGAGTGGACTTCTCCGAGGAAACCGCCAAGGAGATTCTGTTGGAGAGTGAGATCGACATCCTCATTGACCTCCACGACGGCGAGAGCACCGCCACGGCCTGGGGCTGCGACCTCACCTACGACTATGTGAAGATCAACGGCGATTATCGCACCTGA
- the argC gene encoding N-acetyl-gamma-glutamyl-phosphate reductase, whose product MAKVFIDGRAGTTGLRIYERLESREDIELLTLSEEERKDVSCRARMLNSCDVAFLCLPDAASVEAVGLIEHEGVVVLDTSTAHRTAPGWAYGFPELGGSFARGVEKGRRIAVPGCHASGFIALVQPLVEAGLIPASSHLSCHSITGYSGGGKKMIAQYEADGRDALLDAPRQYGLTQQHKHLKEMQAVTGLDTAPIFCPIVSDFYSGMVVTVPLFAQDLAAGKTAADVKACYQANYTGPVVRYCPAADEEGFLSAGALTGKDSMQITVCGNDERMTLIARYDNLGKGASGAAVECLNLVLGVDPTCGLEL is encoded by the coding sequence ATGGCAAAGGTATTTATTGACGGCAGGGCCGGCACCACCGGCCTTCGGATTTACGAGCGGCTGGAGAGCCGTGAGGACATTGAGCTGCTGACATTGTCAGAGGAGGAGCGAAAGGACGTCTCCTGCCGTGCCAGGATGCTCAACAGCTGCGACGTGGCTTTTTTGTGCCTGCCGGACGCGGCCTCTGTGGAAGCGGTGGGGCTGATTGAGCATGAGGGCGTGGTGGTGTTGGACACCTCCACCGCCCACCGTACGGCACCGGGCTGGGCCTACGGCTTCCCGGAGTTGGGCGGCTCCTTTGCCCGGGGTGTGGAGAAGGGGCGGCGGATCGCGGTTCCCGGCTGCCATGCCAGCGGTTTCATCGCCCTGGTGCAGCCATTGGTGGAAGCGGGGCTGATCCCGGCCTCTTCCCATCTGAGCTGCCACTCCATCACCGGCTATAGTGGAGGCGGCAAAAAGATGATCGCCCAGTATGAGGCGGATGGGCGGGATGCGCTGTTGGACGCGCCCCGCCAGTATGGGCTGACGCAGCAGCATAAGCATCTGAAAGAGATGCAGGCAGTGACGGGGCTGGACACTGCCCCCATCTTCTGCCCCATTGTGTCGGATTTTTACAGTGGAATGGTGGTGACGGTGCCCCTCTTTGCCCAGGACCTGGCGGCGGGGAAAACGGCGGCGGATGTGAAGGCCTGTTACCAGGCGAACTACACGGGGCCGGTGGTTCGCTACTGTCCGGCGGCGGACGAGGAGGGATTCCTCTCGGCGGGGGCCCTGACGGGCAAGGACTCCATGCAGATCACCGTCTGCGGAAACGACGAGCGTATGACGCTCATTGCCCGGTACGACAATTTGGGAAAAGGCGCTTCCGGCGCCGCGGTGGAATGCCTCAACCTGGTGTTGGGAGTAGACCCCACCTGCGGCCTGGAGCTTTGA
- a CDS encoding O-acetylhomoserine aminocarboxypropyltransferase/cysteine synthase family protein, with protein sequence MSYHLETKCVQGGYTPGNGEPRQIPIVQSTTFKYATSEDMGKLFDLEASGYFYTRLQNPTNDFVAAKIAELEGGTAAMLTSSGQAANFFALFNIASCGDHIVSSSSIYGGTFNLISVTMAKMGVDVTFVSPDASEEELEKAFRPNTKCVFGETIANPALTVLDIERFAAAAHAHGVPLIVDNTFATPVNCRPFEWGADIVTHSTTKYMDGHGAAVGGAIVDSGAFDWMAHAEKFPGLCTPDESYHGITYAEKFGREGAFITKCTAQLMRDFGSTQSPQNAFYLNLGLESLHVRMARHCENGQAVAEFLAGHPKVASVSYCGLPGDKYYDIARKYLPNGSCGVVSFELRGGREAAAAFMKELKLAAIETHVADARTCCLNPATSTHRQMTDEQLLQAGIPAGLVRMSCGLESARDLIADIAQALDAVR encoded by the coding sequence ATGAGCTATCATCTGGAAACCAAATGCGTCCAGGGGGGCTACACCCCCGGAAACGGTGAACCCCGGCAGATCCCCATTGTACAGAGCACCACCTTCAAATACGCCACCTCCGAGGACATGGGCAAGCTCTTTGACCTGGAGGCCAGCGGCTATTTCTACACCCGGCTCCAAAACCCCACCAACGACTTTGTTGCGGCCAAGATCGCGGAATTGGAGGGTGGGACCGCGGCCATGCTGACCTCCTCCGGCCAGGCGGCCAACTTCTTCGCCCTGTTTAACATCGCCTCCTGCGGCGACCACATCGTCTCCTCCTCCAGCATCTATGGCGGCACCTTCAACCTGATCTCCGTCACCATGGCAAAAATGGGCGTCGACGTGACCTTTGTCTCCCCCGACGCCTCAGAGGAGGAGCTGGAGAAGGCCTTCCGGCCCAACACCAAGTGTGTGTTCGGCGAGACCATTGCCAATCCGGCCCTGACGGTGCTGGATATCGAGCGGTTTGCCGCCGCCGCCCACGCCCACGGCGTACCGCTGATCGTGGACAACACCTTTGCCACTCCCGTCAACTGCCGGCCCTTTGAGTGGGGCGCGGACATCGTCACCCACTCCACCACCAAGTATATGGATGGCCACGGCGCGGCGGTGGGCGGCGCCATTGTGGACAGCGGCGCCTTCGACTGGATGGCCCACGCGGAGAAGTTCCCCGGGCTGTGCACGCCCGACGAGAGCTACCACGGCATCACCTATGCGGAGAAGTTCGGCAGGGAGGGCGCCTTCATCACCAAGTGCACCGCCCAGCTGATGCGGGACTTTGGCTCCACCCAGTCCCCCCAGAACGCATTTTATCTCAACCTGGGCCTTGAGAGCCTCCACGTGCGCATGGCCCGTCACTGTGAAAACGGCCAGGCAGTGGCGGAGTTTTTGGCCGGCCATCCCAAGGTAGCCTCCGTCAGCTACTGCGGCCTTCCCGGCGACAAGTACTACGACATCGCCCGGAAGTATCTGCCCAACGGCTCCTGCGGCGTGGTGTCCTTTGAGCTCCGCGGAGGCCGCGAGGCTGCTGCCGCCTTCATGAAGGAGCTGAAGCTGGCCGCCATTGAAACCCATGTGGCCGACGCACGCACCTGCTGCCTGAATCCCGCCACCTCCACCCACCGCCAGATGACCGACGAGCAGCTCCTTCAGGCGGGCATTCCCGCCGGGCTGGTGCGCATGTCCTGCGGCCTGGAAAGTGCCCGGGACCTGATCGCCGACATCGCCCAGGCCCTGGACGCCGTGCGGTAA
- the metA gene encoding homoserine O-acetyltransferase MetA, translating into MPIRIPNQLPATATLTGENIFVMTETRAMTQDIRPLEILLLNLMPTKVDTETQLARVLGNTPLQIQLELIAPSGHVSKNTSEQHMLAFYKSFDEVKHRNFDGLIITGAPVENLAFEEVDYWPELCTIMEWSKTHVHSTLHICWGAQAGLYYHYGIPKIPLPQKLFGVFLHTVEDPNFILFRGFDDQFWVPHSRNTTVLREDVEQVPELKVLASSPEAGIYAVKTDQGRQIFVMGHSEYDRDTLKREYLRDVAAGVPIQLPRHYFPQDDTARTPVVNWRSCANLFYSNWLNYFVYQTTPYDLSAMQ; encoded by the coding sequence ATGCCCATCCGGATTCCCAACCAGCTGCCTGCCACAGCCACACTGACCGGCGAAAACATCTTCGTCATGACGGAGACCCGGGCCATGACCCAGGACATCCGCCCGCTGGAAATTCTGCTTTTGAACCTGATGCCCACCAAGGTGGACACGGAGACCCAGCTGGCCCGTGTGCTGGGCAACACACCCCTTCAAATCCAGCTGGAGCTGATCGCCCCATCCGGCCATGTGTCCAAAAACACCTCGGAGCAGCATATGCTGGCCTTTTATAAGTCCTTTGACGAGGTGAAGCACCGCAATTTCGACGGCCTGATCATCACCGGCGCGCCAGTGGAGAACCTGGCCTTTGAAGAGGTGGATTACTGGCCGGAGCTCTGCACCATCATGGAGTGGAGCAAGACCCACGTCCACTCCACGCTCCACATCTGCTGGGGCGCCCAGGCGGGGCTCTACTACCACTACGGCATACCCAAGATCCCGCTGCCGCAAAAACTGTTCGGCGTGTTCCTACACACGGTGGAGGACCCCAACTTCATCCTCTTCCGGGGATTTGACGACCAGTTTTGGGTCCCCCACTCCCGCAACACCACGGTGCTCCGGGAGGACGTGGAGCAGGTCCCCGAGCTCAAGGTCCTGGCCTCCTCCCCGGAGGCGGGAATCTATGCTGTCAAGACCGACCAGGGCCGGCAGATTTTCGTCATGGGCCACTCGGAATACGACCGAGACACGCTGAAGCGGGAGTATCTGCGGGACGTGGCCGCCGGAGTGCCCATCCAGCTGCCCCGGCACTACTTTCCCCAGGATGATACCGCCCGTACGCCGGTGGTGAACTGGCGCTCCTGCGCCAACCTGTTTTACTCCAACTGGCTCAACTATTTTGTCTATCAGACCACGCCCTACGACCTCTCCGCGATGCAGTAA
- a CDS encoding amidohydrolase family protein, with protein MNNNLFALKGAIIHTPDPKRFTIVDDGYLVCQNGLVQGVYEKLPEEFQGIPVRDYTGKLIIPGMADMHIHAPQYGFRGLGMDLDLDSVWNTWFETYSLPEESHYADLGYADMAYEKFVGDLLKTTTTRLCIFGTIHRPATELLMDKLAEKGFAAYVGKLNMDRNSIEGLQETTEESLSETRKWLEETVNRHPYVKPMVTPRYTPSCTDACMEGLQKLVEEFNVPVQSHLSEGLDEIEWVKELKPEIEFYGQAYDMYGMLGGGVPTVMAHCVYPTDAEFEMMSQRKNLWVAHCPQSNLHSSGSGAPIRRYLEAGVHVGIGCDMAGANTLNLFRAIADATTASKVYWAANERRGDPFAQKTYLSLSEAFYIATKGGASFWGKAGSFEEGSLFDAVVIDDSSLADFNQRSVRQRLERVIQQSDDRHVAAKFINGRQVL; from the coding sequence ATGAACAACAATTTGTTTGCCCTCAAGGGCGCCATCATCCACACCCCCGATCCCAAGCGCTTCACCATTGTCGACGACGGCTACCTGGTCTGTCAGAACGGACTGGTGCAGGGCGTTTACGAAAAGCTGCCCGAGGAGTTCCAGGGGATCCCGGTGCGGGACTACACCGGCAAGCTGATCATCCCCGGCATGGCGGACATGCACATCCACGCGCCCCAGTACGGGTTCCGGGGCCTGGGCATGGATTTGGATTTGGACAGCGTGTGGAACACTTGGTTTGAGACCTACTCCCTGCCGGAGGAGAGCCATTACGCCGATCTGGGCTATGCCGACATGGCCTATGAAAAGTTTGTGGGCGACCTGCTGAAGACCACCACCACCCGGCTGTGCATTTTCGGCACCATCCACCGTCCCGCCACGGAGCTGCTGATGGACAAGCTGGCGGAGAAGGGCTTTGCTGCCTATGTGGGCAAGCTGAACATGGACCGCAACTCCATCGAGGGCCTCCAGGAGACCACGGAGGAGAGCCTGTCCGAGACCCGGAAGTGGCTGGAGGAAACGGTGAACCGCCACCCCTATGTCAAGCCCATGGTCACGCCCCGCTACACGCCCTCCTGTACCGACGCGTGCATGGAAGGGCTGCAAAAACTGGTGGAAGAGTTCAACGTGCCTGTTCAGTCCCATCTGTCCGAGGGGCTGGATGAGATCGAGTGGGTGAAGGAACTCAAGCCGGAGATTGAATTCTATGGACAGGCCTACGATATGTACGGCATGCTGGGCGGCGGTGTGCCCACCGTGATGGCCCACTGCGTCTACCCCACGGACGCGGAGTTTGAGATGATGAGCCAGCGGAAGAACCTGTGGGTGGCACACTGCCCCCAGTCCAACCTCCACTCCAGCGGCTCCGGCGCGCCCATCCGCCGCTATCTGGAGGCCGGCGTCCATGTGGGCATCGGCTGCGACATGGCCGGCGCCAATACGCTGAACCTGTTCCGTGCCATCGCCGACGCCACCACCGCCTCCAAGGTCTACTGGGCCGCCAATGAGCGGAGGGGCGATCCCTTTGCCCAGAAGACCTATCTCTCCTTGTCTGAGGCGTTCTACATCGCCACCAAGGGCGGCGCCTCTTTCTGGGGCAAGGCTGGCAGCTTTGAAGAGGGGAGCCTCTTCGACGCGGTGGTCATCGACGATTCCTCCCTGGCGGACTTTAACCAGCGTTCCGTCCGCCAGCGCCTGGAGCGGGTGATCCAGCAGTCCGACGACCGCCATGTGGCCGCCAAGTTCATCAACGGCCGCCAGGTGCTGTAA
- a CDS encoding ABC transporter permease produces MSEFLTIGFLTTFLSAAVRTAMPLMCAAIGEDVSEKAGLINVGIEAVMIGGAFFGFAGAYLTDSLLIGFLCGMLGGLVFSMLHAFLSIYMRQDQNVAGVALNLLATGITSYLFMLLVNAYGIPQIHTLSSIPIPGLCKIPLIGEALFNKDIVTYIVFLLIIAMIVFFRRTVWGMSLCSIGENPRAADTVGLPVYRIQYAAAAFNGIMGGLGGAYLLLGQLGVFYENITAGRGYIALAVVVFGKRNPLGIFLASLFFGAADALQFRMQALGITLPTQLFTGLPYLLTALSLLLVAKRNSDPAALGKPYIRTSR; encoded by the coding sequence ATGAGTGAATTTTTGACCATTGGTTTTCTGACCACCTTCCTCTCCGCCGCCGTCCGCACCGCCATGCCGCTGATGTGCGCGGCCATTGGCGAGGATGTGTCGGAAAAGGCGGGCCTCATCAACGTGGGCATCGAGGCCGTTATGATCGGCGGCGCGTTTTTCGGTTTTGCCGGCGCCTATCTCACCGACAGCCTGCTGATCGGCTTCCTTTGCGGCATGCTGGGCGGGCTCGTGTTCAGCATGCTCCACGCATTCCTCTCCATTTACATGCGCCAGGACCAGAACGTGGCGGGCGTGGCGCTGAACCTGCTGGCCACCGGCATCACCAGCTATCTTTTCATGCTGCTGGTCAACGCCTACGGCATTCCCCAGATCCACACCCTCTCCAGCATCCCCATTCCAGGGCTGTGCAAGATCCCGCTCATCGGCGAGGCATTGTTCAACAAGGACATCGTCACCTACATTGTGTTTCTCCTGATCATCGCCATGATCGTTTTCTTCCGGCGCACCGTGTGGGGCATGTCCCTTTGCTCCATCGGCGAAAACCCCCGGGCGGCGGATACGGTGGGGCTTCCCGTCTACCGCATCCAGTACGCCGCCGCGGCCTTCAACGGCATCATGGGCGGCCTGGGCGGCGCCTATCTTCTGTTAGGCCAGTTAGGCGTGTTCTATGAGAACATCACCGCCGGGCGGGGCTACATCGCCCTGGCCGTGGTGGTATTCGGTAAGCGCAACCCTCTGGGCATCTTCCTTGCGTCCCTCTTTTTCGGTGCGGCGGACGCGCTGCAGTTCCGCATGCAGGCCCTTGGCATCACGCTGCCCACCCAGCTTTTCACCGGCCTGCCCTATCTCCTGACCGCCCTTTCGCTGCTCCTCGTGGCAAAGCGCAACTCCGATCCCGCGGCCCTTGGCAAGCCCTATATCCGTACCTCCCGATAA